GCTCGAACTTTTGCAGGGCCGCGAGCCCCGAACCGTGATCGACACCCCCCGTCTCGACGGCGTCATCGTCGAGGGGTACGCCACCGCCCTGCCCGACGGGGGGTACCTTCTCACCTATCGCGACGTCACCCAGCGCCGGACCGCCGAGGATGCCATCCGGCAGCAGATGGAGTTCACCCGCAACCTCCTCCAGAGCCTGCCCGTGGCCACCTTCGTGGTGGACCGGGAACACCTGGTGCGGTTCTGGAACCGCGCCTGCGAGGAGCTCACCGGCATGCTGGCGGGCGACATGGTGGGGACCGACGAACAGTGGAAGCCCTTCTACCCGTCGCCCCGCCCCTGCCTGGCGGATCTGGTCATCGGCGGGGAGTCTCACCGCCTCGCCGAGCTCTACCCCGTCTGGGGCCGCTCGCGCCTGGGGGCCGACGCACTCCATGCCGAGGGGTGGTACGACCAACTGGGAGGCAGGCGCCGGTACATCGTGTTCGACGCCGCTCCCATCCGGGGGGCCGAGGGGGAGATCGTCGCCGCGGTGGAGACAATCCAGGACTTCACCTCCCATCAACGGGCAAAGGAGGAGCTGGCCTTCCTGGCCCGGGCGGTAGACCAGGCGGTGGAGGCCGTCTTCATCGCAGACGTGAAGTTTCGGGTCCAGTACGTCAATCCCGCGGGCCAGCGCGTCACCGGCCACGGCCTCCAGGAGTTCCTCGGAAGAGACCTTCGCGGCGTTCTGCGGGAGGGGCAGGAGGGACATTCCCCGGAGCAGTTGGAGGAGGCCATCGGGCGGGCCCAGGCGTGGAGCGGCGTGATGCGCCACCGCCACAAGGACGGCTCCTGGCGTCAGGCCGAGTTTTCGCTCTCTCCCCTGTGCGACGAAGCGGGGGCGGTGGTCAACTGGGTGGCCCTGCTCCACGACGTGACCCGCCAGGCCGACCTGGAGCACCACCTGGCCCTCTCCCAGAAGCTCACGGCCATCGGCACCCTGGCGGGCGGCATCGCCCACGACTTCAACAACCTCCTGACGGCGATCCTCGGGTACGCCGAGATGGCCCAGGACGCGGTGGAGCCCGGTGGACCGGCGGCCCGCGACCTGGGCCGGGTGCTCCAGGCCGGCGAAAGGGCGCGGGACCTCGTGGCCCAGATCCTGGCCTTCAGCCGCCAGGAGTCGCAGGTACGCCGCCCCGTGGCGCTCGCAGACCTGGTGATCGAGACCCTGGACTTCCTGGCGGCGTCGTCCCCCTCGTCGGTAGACCTTCGCGGCCCCGCCCGAAAGCCCGACTACGTGGTGTTCGGGGACCCCACCCAACTCCAGCAGGTGATCCTCAACCTGTGCACCAACGCGGTGCAGGCCGTGGGAGACCGGGCGGGCCGGGTGGAGGTGACGCTGGAGGCGCGGGAGGTGGGGCGGGCGGAGGATGGGCCGCTCCATCACCTGGAGCCCGGGCCGTATGTGGTGCTGCGGGTGGCAGACACGGGGTGCGGGGTGCCGCCGGAGGTGTTGTCCCGCATCTTCGACCCGTTCTTCACGACCAAGGCCGTGGGGCAGGGCACGGGCATGGGGCTCTCGGTCGTCCACGGCATCGTCTCCTCCCACGGCGGGTGCGTGGAGGCGAGGAGCGTTCCGGGGCAGGGGAGCCGGTTTTCCGTGTACCTTCCCCGGGTCGAGGCCGGGGCTGAGAAGGATGCGGTCTGCCCCGACGGTGCTACCCTGTGGGGCTGCGGGCGCGTGCTCGTGGTGGACGACGACCCGTTGGTAGCCGAGCTACTGGAGGACATGGTCGGCGGGTTCGGCTACGAGTGCCGGGCGGCCCTGGGAGGCGCCGAGGCGCTGGAGCTCTTGCGCAGCGACCCGGCACGCTTCGACCTTCTGGTCACCGACCGTGCGATGCCCCGGGTCACCGGAGAGGATCTGGCACGAGAGGCGCTCACCCTGCGCCCGGAACTGCCCATCATCCTGGTCACGGGGTTCAGCGATGCCCCGGCCCGGGAGCGGCTGGAGGCCCTGGGGGTGCGAGAAGTCATCCAAAAGCCCATCCGGCGTTCCCAGCTTGCCGAGGCCCTGGGCCGCGCACTCGGCTCGGGGAAGCCGGGGACAGAAAGGGGATAGAAATGGCGCGCGTCCTGGTCATCGACGACGAAGAACCCGTGCGGGCCATGATCCGGCAGATGCTCGAGCGGGCGGGTCACGTGGTGGAGGAGGCCCAGGACGGGGAAGCAGGGGTAAACGCCTTCCGGGCTCGACCCCCGGATCTGGTCGTCACCG
This genomic interval from Thermodesulfobacteriota bacterium contains the following:
- a CDS encoding PAS domain S-box protein gives rise to the protein MSQSLLQAVVDNTDNAILVLDAGRRVAFYNRLFSRLWGFSPEFLDTGPTIDELLRDACARGLYPPDQADELIRRRLELLQGREPRTVIDTPRLDGVIVEGYATALPDGGYLLTYRDVTQRRTAEDAIRQQMEFTRNLLQSLPVATFVVDREHLVRFWNRACEELTGMLAGDMVGTDEQWKPFYPSPRPCLADLVIGGESHRLAELYPVWGRSRLGADALHAEGWYDQLGGRRRYIVFDAAPIRGAEGEIVAAVETIQDFTSHQRAKEELAFLARAVDQAVEAVFIADVKFRVQYVNPAGQRVTGHGLQEFLGRDLRGVLREGQEGHSPEQLEEAIGRAQAWSGVMRHRHKDGSWRQAEFSLSPLCDEAGAVVNWVALLHDVTRQADLEHHLALSQKLTAIGTLAGGIAHDFNNLLTAILGYAEMAQDAVEPGGPAARDLGRVLQAGERARDLVAQILAFSRQESQVRRPVALADLVIETLDFLAASSPSSVDLRGPARKPDYVVFGDPTQLQQVILNLCTNAVQAVGDRAGRVEVTLEAREVGRAEDGPLHHLEPGPYVVLRVADTGCGVPPEVLSRIFDPFFTTKAVGQGTGMGLSVVHGIVSSHGGCVEARSVPGQGSRFSVYLPRVEAGAEKDAVCPDGATLWGCGRVLVVDDDPLVAELLEDMVGGFGYECRAALGGAEALELLRSDPARFDLLVTDRAMPRVTGEDLAREALTLRPELPIILVTGFSDAPARERLEALGVREVIQKPIRRSQLAEALGRALGSGKPGTERG